The following proteins are encoded in a genomic region of Opitutus sp.:
- a CDS encoding ATP-dependent Clp protease proteolytic subunit, producing the protein MSYYVPTILENTGRGERQWDVFSRLLKDRIIFIGSPIDDMVANVVIAQMLFLQMEDSKKDIHFYINSPGGVVTGGMAIYDTMNFLQCDIVTYCIGQAASMATVLLTAGTPGKRYALPNSRVMIHQPSGGAGGQTADIMIASKEILRWRQTLNGVIAKHTGKTAEQVEKDSDRDYYLSAYEAKAYGLVDHVVESTREVKLSVPVPGAA; encoded by the coding sequence GTGAGTTACTACGTCCCTACCATTCTGGAGAACACCGGCCGCGGCGAGCGGCAATGGGATGTTTTCAGCCGTCTGCTCAAAGATCGCATCATTTTCATCGGTTCGCCGATCGATGACATGGTCGCCAATGTGGTGATCGCGCAGATGCTTTTTCTGCAGATGGAAGATTCCAAGAAAGACATCCATTTCTACATCAACTCCCCGGGTGGCGTCGTCACCGGTGGCATGGCCATCTACGACACGATGAACTTCCTGCAGTGTGACATCGTCACCTATTGCATCGGCCAGGCGGCCAGCATGGCGACGGTGTTGCTCACGGCCGGCACCCCCGGCAAGCGTTACGCGTTGCCCAACAGCCGCGTGATGATCCACCAGCCCAGCGGTGGCGCCGGTGGCCAGACCGCCGACATCATGATCGCCTCCAAGGAAATCCTGCGTTGGCGCCAGACGCTCAACGGAGTTATTGCCAAACACACCGGCAAAACCGCCGAGCAGGTTGAGAAGGATTCCGATCGCGATTACTACCTGAGCGCCTACGAGGCCAAGGCTTACGGCCTGGTTGACCACGTGGTCGAGTCGACGCGCGAAGTGAAGCTGTCGGTGCCGGTTCCCGGCGCCGCCTGA
- the tig gene encoding trigger factor, which produces MNIEIKDVSETRKSLVVTLDQAEVAAEHKAVVGEISKQARLPGFRPGKAPAAMIIKRYSKEISEEFKQKVMSKAYRGGLEQSKLEALNITDVQEGTIAVDQPATITITLDVRPTFTLPDYSNLSTEIQSVESTDAEVEKVIEGMRSERADFKVAERAAAKADYVKLAYEGTIDGQSILEIVADKQIYAKVPQTWEEVEGENEGLIPGLGKQLAGLSKGNKKDITISFPAEFAAVPALAGKTAVYAVEILEIRERVLPPMDEAFFKANQSDNLDSLKVNVRNNLKGRKEYENRQAQRRQVSEALNAKVEFAIPESLVESETQSVLRQFIEENMRRGVPAEQFEKDKAALHQSASVAARTRVKTQLLLAKIAEQEKITVNERDIDTFIYRESMMTQQKPEKLVKELTKDREKLRSIQQSIIFDKALDLLVSKATVTTAPAKA; this is translated from the coding sequence GTGAACATCGAAATCAAAGACGTCTCCGAAACCCGTAAAAGCCTAGTCGTTACCCTCGACCAAGCTGAAGTCGCTGCCGAACACAAAGCCGTGGTCGGAGAGATTTCCAAGCAGGCCCGTCTGCCCGGCTTCCGTCCCGGCAAGGCTCCTGCCGCTATGATCATCAAGCGCTACAGCAAGGAGATCAGCGAAGAGTTCAAACAGAAGGTCATGTCCAAGGCCTACCGTGGCGGCCTCGAGCAGTCCAAGCTCGAAGCACTCAACATCACCGATGTTCAGGAGGGCACCATCGCCGTCGATCAACCGGCCACCATCACCATCACGCTCGACGTGCGCCCCACCTTCACGCTGCCCGACTACTCCAATCTCTCCACCGAGATCCAGTCCGTCGAGTCCACCGATGCCGAGGTCGAGAAGGTCATCGAGGGCATGCGCTCCGAGCGTGCCGACTTCAAGGTCGCCGAGCGCGCCGCCGCCAAGGCCGACTACGTGAAACTCGCCTACGAAGGCACCATTGATGGCCAATCCATTCTCGAAATCGTCGCCGATAAGCAGATCTACGCCAAAGTTCCCCAGACGTGGGAAGAGGTTGAAGGCGAAAACGAAGGGCTGATCCCCGGTTTGGGCAAGCAGCTCGCCGGCCTGTCCAAGGGCAACAAGAAGGACATCACCATTTCGTTCCCCGCCGAGTTCGCCGCAGTGCCGGCCTTGGCTGGTAAAACCGCTGTCTACGCCGTCGAGATCCTCGAAATCCGCGAGCGCGTTCTGCCTCCCATGGACGAGGCTTTCTTCAAAGCCAACCAGTCCGACAACCTCGACAGCCTCAAGGTTAACGTCCGCAACAATCTGAAGGGCCGCAAGGAGTACGAGAACCGCCAGGCCCAGCGCCGTCAGGTTTCCGAGGCGCTTAACGCCAAGGTCGAGTTCGCCATCCCCGAGAGCCTGGTCGAGTCCGAGACCCAGTCCGTGCTACGCCAGTTCATCGAGGAAAACATGCGCCGCGGCGTCCCCGCCGAGCAGTTCGAGAAGGATAAGGCCGCCCTCCACCAGAGCGCCAGCGTTGCCGCCCGCACCCGCGTCAAGACCCAGCTGCTCCTCGCCAAGATCGCCGAGCAGGAAAAGATCACCGTCAACGAGCGCGACATCGACACCTTCATCTACCGCGAGTCGATGATGACCCAGCAGAAGCCCGAGAAGCTGGTCAAAGAGCTGACCAAGGACCGCGAGAAGCTGCGCTCCATCCAGCAGTCGATCATTTTCGACAAGGCCCTTGATTTGCTGGTGTCCAAGGCTACCGTGACGACCGCCCCTGCGAAGGCGTGA
- a CDS encoding peptidase M22 has product MPSLRQLLAAHPTLLLIDSASARVQAGLWTPGAAAPVWQHSDTEAGTGIFACVEALLNQAGRRIAEVDAFVFCEGPGSVLGIRTAAVALRTWRVINPSAATYTYQSLDLVARSLGRPELSVIADARRDTWHVAQLGQALRRVPSAELAGECVMPEFFRHWTPLPAGLGTTRYDVAALLKNLPNEDLFRAVTEPDAFSHEEPSYVTWTPQIHQAPAPRPASI; this is encoded by the coding sequence ATGCCCAGCCTCCGCCAACTGCTCGCCGCACACCCCACCCTGCTCCTGATCGATTCCGCCTCGGCGCGCGTTCAGGCCGGGCTCTGGACTCCGGGCGCCGCCGCACCCGTTTGGCAACACAGCGACACCGAGGCCGGCACCGGCATCTTCGCCTGTGTCGAGGCGCTGCTCAACCAGGCCGGCCGGCGTATCGCCGAAGTCGATGCGTTTGTTTTTTGCGAAGGCCCGGGATCGGTCCTGGGCATCCGCACCGCCGCCGTGGCGCTGCGCACCTGGCGCGTGATCAACCCCAGCGCCGCCACCTACACCTACCAGAGTCTCGACTTGGTGGCCCGTTCGCTTGGCCGCCCCGAGCTCAGCGTGATCGCCGACGCCCGCCGCGACACCTGGCACGTTGCCCAACTTGGCCAAGCGCTGCGCCGCGTGCCATCGGCCGAGTTGGCGGGCGAATGCGTCATGCCGGAGTTTTTCCGCCACTGGACGCCGCTGCCGGCCGGGCTAGGAACAACCCGCTACGACGTGGCCGCATTGTTGAAAAACCTGCCGAACGAGGACCTGTTTCGCGCTGTGACCGAGCCCGATGCGTTTTCGCACGAGGAACCGAGCTACGTAACGTGGACTCCGCAAATCCACCAAGCCCCGGCGCCACGCCCGGCTTCAATTTAA
- the alr gene encoding alanine racemase, with product MSTASRLPLRCWAEIDLAVLERNLRLIRASLPDHMRYVAVIKADAYGHGLPQTAARLMHAGADLFAVANLAEAAALREIGPGWPVLLLSPLLPEEDRHVLDYDVAVTISSEAEVTRLDNAARAAGRSLTVHLKIDTGMGRLGVWYEKAPALYLKIREATHLRLAGVFTHFSSSDDDAVFTAEQRRRFLNALQACPGIDLGALLIHADNSAGLETIEVAGPFNAVRVGLLQFGIMPHADSLLAQVQAEPVFSFHTRIALVKQLPAGTAVSYGRTCSLKRDSTVAILAAGYGDGVARAASNRGHVLIRGKRCPILGRVTMDQTIVDVTDVPGVETGDPVVLVGRQQDEQIGLTEFSRWADTIPWETLTSVTKRVPRLYRTSLGL from the coding sequence ATGTCCACTGCTTCCCGTTTACCGCTGCGTTGCTGGGCCGAGATCGATCTCGCCGTGCTGGAGCGCAACCTGCGCCTGATCCGCGCCTCCCTGCCCGACCACATGCGTTATGTGGCGGTGATCAAGGCCGACGCCTACGGCCACGGCCTGCCGCAAACCGCCGCCCGACTCATGCACGCAGGCGCCGACCTGTTTGCCGTGGCCAACTTGGCTGAAGCCGCCGCCCTGCGCGAAATCGGCCCCGGCTGGCCCGTGCTTCTGCTCAGCCCACTGCTACCTGAAGAAGACCGCCACGTGCTCGATTACGATGTCGCCGTTACCATTTCGTCGGAGGCCGAAGTCACCCGGCTCGACAACGCAGCCCGCGCCGCCGGACGCTCCTTAACCGTCCACCTTAAAATCGACACCGGCATGGGCCGCCTCGGCGTGTGGTACGAAAAAGCCCCGGCGCTGTATCTAAAAATCCGTGAAGCCACGCACCTGCGTTTGGCGGGGGTTTTCACTCATTTTTCTAGTTCCGACGATGACGCGGTCTTCACCGCCGAACAGCGCCGCCGCTTCCTTAACGCGCTCCAAGCATGCCCCGGCATCGATCTCGGAGCGCTGCTGATCCACGCCGACAACAGTGCCGGACTGGAAACAATTGAAGTCGCCGGGCCCTTCAACGCCGTGCGCGTGGGACTGCTCCAATTCGGCATCATGCCCCACGCCGACTCGCTGCTCGCGCAAGTTCAAGCCGAGCCCGTATTCAGTTTCCACACTCGCATCGCCTTGGTGAAACAACTCCCGGCCGGCACCGCCGTCAGCTACGGGCGCACGTGCTCACTCAAACGGGATTCCACAGTCGCGATCCTCGCCGCTGGCTATGGCGACGGCGTCGCCCGCGCCGCGAGCAATCGGGGCCACGTGCTCATTCGCGGAAAACGCTGCCCGATTCTCGGCCGCGTCACCATGGACCAGACCATCGTCGACGTGACCGATGTCCCCGGTGTCGAAACCGGCGACCCGGTCGTTCTTGTGGGTCGCCAGCAGGACGAGCAGATCGGCCTGACCGAGTTCAGCCGTTGGGCGGACACGATACCCTGGGAAACACTCACCTCGGTGACCAAACGCGTCCCGCGCCTCTACCGCACCTCGCTCGGGCTTTGA
- a CDS encoding thiamine-monophosphate kinase, whose amino-acid sequence MQPFTATPAESVRSLGELGLIAAIRRWLGTASPPEPFGIGDDCAVLPASRHRQLVTVDPVVYGEHFDDSIPPRAVAAKLLKRNLSDIAAMGGRPRAAVIALALDETVSTRWLEQFYRGLAATARTYAVSIVGGDITRQKGGLAATLTLIGEVNGPRVLTRKGAKTGDWIFVTGTLGGSILGHHHRFTPRLAEGAWLAGRREVRSLMDVSDGLAKDLPALTPTAAVPSLCPPAIPISAAARTLARRDGRSALDHALSDGEDFELLFTVAARADRAALETAWRKKFRTRLTCIGRFTRTLEAGALPLENFKGYEHLR is encoded by the coding sequence ATGCAGCCCTTCACCGCCACCCCCGCCGAATCCGTCCGCTCGCTCGGCGAACTCGGGTTGATCGCGGCGATTCGTCGCTGGCTGGGAACCGCCTCGCCGCCTGAGCCCTTTGGGATCGGTGACGACTGCGCGGTGCTACCGGCCTCGCGTCACCGCCAATTGGTGACAGTCGACCCGGTGGTTTACGGCGAACATTTTGATGACTCCATTCCGCCGCGCGCCGTCGCCGCCAAATTACTCAAACGCAACCTGAGCGACATCGCCGCCATGGGTGGCCGCCCCCGCGCCGCCGTCATCGCCCTCGCCCTCGATGAAACCGTGAGTACGCGCTGGCTGGAGCAATTTTACCGCGGGCTCGCCGCCACCGCCCGCACCTACGCGGTGAGCATCGTTGGCGGCGACATTACCCGGCAAAAAGGCGGACTCGCCGCCACCCTCACGCTGATCGGCGAGGTCAATGGCCCGCGTGTCCTCACCAGAAAAGGCGCGAAAACAGGTGACTGGATTTTCGTTACCGGCACGCTCGGCGGCAGCATCCTCGGCCACCATCACCGGTTTACGCCCCGCCTAGCCGAAGGCGCTTGGCTGGCCGGACGCCGCGAAGTCCGCTCGCTCATGGATGTGAGCGACGGGTTGGCCAAAGACCTGCCTGCGCTCACGCCAACGGCTGCGGTACCCTCGTTGTGCCCCCCCGCCATTCCTATCAGCGCTGCAGCTCGAACCCTCGCGCGACGCGACGGCCGCTCGGCCTTGGACCACGCACTGAGCGACGGCGAGGACTTTGAACTGCTCTTCACCGTCGCGGCCCGCGCCGATCGCGCCGCACTCGAAACGGCGTGGCGCAAAAAATTCCGCACGCGACTCACCTGCATCGGCCGTTTCACTCGAACCCTCGAAGCGGGCGCGCTGCCGCTCGAAAACTTTAAAGGCTATGAACATCTTCGCTAA
- the tsaE gene encoding tRNA (adenosine(37)-N6)-threonylcarbamoyltransferase complex ATPase subunit type 1 TsaE gives MNIFAKLRAGVVTTSADESHALALELAAALPPDTTLALHGDLGVGKTTFVQGLARGLGVTAPVTSPTFNIFTLYRGESRTLVHMDAYRLENDRQIDALMLEDFLVSPWCLAVEWPEKIAGWIPANALHLDLGITSEQHHTVRLR, from the coding sequence ATGAACATCTTCGCTAAACTGCGCGCAGGCGTTGTGACCACCTCCGCCGACGAAAGCCACGCGCTGGCGCTGGAGTTAGCTGCGGCACTGCCGCCCGACACCACCTTGGCGCTGCACGGCGATCTCGGCGTGGGCAAAACCACTTTTGTTCAAGGCCTCGCCCGTGGCCTAGGAGTGACCGCACCGGTGACGAGCCCGACGTTTAACATTTTTACGCTCTACCGAGGCGAGTCGCGCACGCTGGTGCACATGGACGCCTACCGCCTCGAAAACGACCGGCAAATCGACGCCTTGATGCTGGAGGATTTTTTGGTGAGCCCGTGGTGTTTGGCGGTGGAGTGGCCGGAAAAAATCGCCGGCTGGATCCCGGCCAACGCGCTGCACCTCGACCTCGGCATCACTTCAGAACAGCACCACACGGTGCGGCTGCGGTAG
- a CDS encoding AMP-binding protein, translated as MGVVVAEREPARFIARFAEAVAARGSVFLADPNWGEVERAQFQAIIAQTPLPESTEAGLQAAGGQLAQLDRGWLCIPTGGSSGNLRLARHDSVTLAAAVRGFCTYFGVTQVNAVGLLPLHHVSGLMAWMRTVMTGGTYLPWSWKAVEAGERPVLPLGKGDWFLSLVPTQLQRLLGNAEAEAWLRGFRAVFVGGGPAWPELIEAGARARLPLAFAYGMTETAAMITALRPEELLAGGRGCGTVLPHARLALAADEDGRIVLGGASLFRGYWPETRTGESWATEDLGRFDSQGSLRVLGRRDALIISGGEKVDPAEVEAALRQDNFFSDVMVVGVADAVWGEVVVACYPACDGALAAEPELGQLAAYKRPKRYVAVPDWPRNAQGKVNRAALRARVDAAGKTGAKQPRF; from the coding sequence ATGGGCGTGGTGGTTGCGGAGCGTGAACCAGCTCGGTTTATCGCGCGCTTTGCCGAGGCGGTGGCCGCACGCGGGTCGGTGTTTTTGGCCGACCCAAATTGGGGCGAAGTCGAACGCGCGCAGTTTCAGGCGATCATTGCGCAGACGCCGTTGCCTGAGTCGACGGAGGCGGGGTTGCAGGCGGCGGGTGGCCAACTGGCGCAGTTGGACCGCGGCTGGTTATGCATTCCCACGGGCGGTTCGTCGGGAAACCTGCGTCTCGCCCGTCACGACTCGGTTACGTTGGCGGCGGCTGTGCGCGGTTTTTGCACATATTTTGGCGTCACTCAAGTGAACGCCGTTGGGTTGCTTCCGCTTCATCACGTGAGCGGGCTGATGGCGTGGATGCGCACCGTGATGACCGGGGGAACTTATCTGCCGTGGAGTTGGAAAGCGGTGGAGGCGGGCGAGCGTCCGGTGCTGCCGTTGGGGAAGGGCGATTGGTTTCTGTCGCTGGTGCCGACGCAGTTGCAGCGCCTGTTGGGCAACGCTGAAGCAGAGGCATGGTTGCGCGGTTTTAGGGCGGTGTTTGTGGGCGGCGGGCCGGCCTGGCCGGAGTTGATCGAAGCAGGTGCGCGCGCGCGGTTGCCCCTGGCGTTTGCCTACGGGATGACGGAAACCGCCGCGATGATCACTGCGCTGCGACCGGAGGAATTATTGGCAGGCGGACGCGGTTGCGGCACGGTGTTGCCTCATGCGCGGCTGGCGTTGGCCGCTGACGAGGACGGGCGGATCGTGCTCGGCGGGGCGTCGTTGTTTCGTGGGTACTGGCCGGAAACACGCACAGGCGAGTCATGGGCGACGGAGGATTTGGGGAGATTCGACAGCCAGGGCAGCCTGCGGGTGCTCGGGCGGCGCGATGCGCTGATTATCAGCGGTGGCGAGAAAGTGGATCCGGCGGAGGTGGAGGCGGCCCTGCGGCAGGACAACTTTTTTTCGGATGTGATGGTGGTCGGCGTGGCCGATGCAGTTTGGGGTGAGGTGGTGGTGGCTTGTTATCCGGCGTGCGATGGCGCGTTGGCTGCGGAGCCTGAGTTGGGGCAACTCGCCGCGTACAAGCGCCCCAAGCGTTACGTCGCCGTACCCGACTGGCCGCGTAACGCGCAGGGCAAGGTCAACCGTGCTGCGTTGCGCGCGCGGGTGGATGCAGCCGGCAAAACAGGGGCCAAGCAGCCCCGGTTTTGA
- a CDS encoding o-succinylbenzoate synthase gives MRLRLSFRTYALPFRTPLRTAHGFWAVREGLIVRLITESGQTGLGEAAPIPWFGTESLDEITASLAALGEWVTPEQLAAVPVRLGCLRFALAEALARVAGARDLQEQSGNTGGTPVPLPSPSAPYLPVAALLPAGRAALAAILPKAELGFRTFKWKVGVADPADELALLDDVIAALPDGAKLRLDANGAWEAKVAARWLNRAADCPIEFIEQPCFAPSKYGVTEVRRMEDVLRGLAADYPTPIALDESLVGASDIERWLAADWRGVWVIKPALLGDAEVMLARLAAARADVVFSTALETAVGAQAILRRAFAWPVEKPRALGCGVWPLFADNAFNGPFSAPFFRAEDVARLDPEAVWNALN, from the coding sequence ATGCGCCTGCGCCTCTCTTTTCGCACCTATGCTTTGCCGTTTCGCACGCCGTTGCGAACGGCGCATGGCTTTTGGGCGGTGCGCGAAGGTCTGATCGTGCGCCTCATCACCGAGTCGGGACAAACCGGTCTGGGGGAGGCCGCGCCGATTCCCTGGTTTGGCACCGAGTCGCTCGACGAGATCACCGCATCACTCGCAGCCCTCGGTGAATGGGTCACGCCGGAGCAACTCGCCGCCGTTCCGGTGCGGTTGGGCTGCCTGCGCTTTGCGCTGGCGGAAGCGTTGGCGCGGGTGGCGGGGGCGCGCGATCTGCAGGAGCAATCAGGCAACACGGGCGGGACGCCCGTGCCACTCCCGTCGCCCTCCGCCCCCTATTTGCCGGTCGCCGCCTTGCTCCCGGCCGGACGCGCGGCCCTGGCGGCGATTTTACCCAAAGCGGAACTCGGTTTTCGTACGTTTAAGTGGAAGGTCGGCGTCGCTGATCCCGCCGACGAACTCGCGCTGCTCGACGACGTGATCGCCGCCTTGCCCGACGGCGCGAAACTCCGCCTCGACGCCAATGGGGCGTGGGAGGCAAAGGTCGCCGCTCGCTGGTTAAACCGTGCCGCCGACTGCCCCATCGAATTTATCGAGCAGCCGTGTTTCGCTCCGTCTAAATACGGCGTGACGGAGGTGCGGCGCATGGAAGACGTGCTGCGAGGCTTGGCGGCGGATTACCCGACCCCGATTGCGCTGGATGAATCGCTGGTGGGGGCGAGCGACATTGAGCGCTGGTTGGCGGCCGATTGGCGGGGCGTGTGGGTGATCAAACCCGCGCTGCTGGGCGATGCGGAAGTCATGCTGGCGCGTCTCGCTGCGGCGCGCGCCGATGTGGTGTTTTCCACGGCGCTGGAGACGGCGGTGGGCGCGCAAGCCATCCTGCGGCGTGCGTTCGCTTGGCCCGTGGAAAAGCCGCGTGCGCTCGGTTGCGGGGTCTGGCCGCTGTTTGCCGATAACGCGTTTAACGGTCCGTTTTCCGCGCCGTTTTTCCGCGCCGAAGATGTGGCGAGACTCGACCCGGAGGCCGTGTGGAACGCGCTGAATTGA
- a CDS encoding IMP dehydrogenase produces the protein MTMVATSLAHAFDAEFYQPADIFFRANLPVALTFDDVSLATLYSEILPKDADTSTALSDALRLSIPVISSDMDTVTEARMAISMALNGGLGLIHYNMPARDQVKEVARVKRHIHGLIQDPITVSPHQLVGDVLALVENRKFDFRTFPVVDEAGKLVGLLSGSTVRDRYKTKSVAEAMTPRRDILTIHEKALQPDPIKAADAFFSEHMGIHKMLVVDDNDRLRGLVTFSDIDRILSESKSRRKPSRDNDFRLVVGAAIAPVRLPDGSLDRDKIITHVGQLVDEHIDAVAVSTAHGHTAGVGDIVKLVREAFPHLTIIAGNVTSASGVDYLASCGASAIKVGQGPGSICTTRVVAGVGIPQLTALYVAAQGAKARGVKIIADGGITKSGDIVKALTIADAVILGGLLAGCREAPGEIMEINGKLFKQYRGMGSISAMKAGSAARYGHDKTDTSRKLTAEGIEALKEVSGSADEVLATLVGGVQSGMGYLGAKDLATLRSKARYIRVSPAGQKEAAPHDVVEIKTQTKG, from the coding sequence ATGACAATGGTTGCCACGTCCCTAGCTCACGCGTTCGACGCCGAATTTTATCAGCCCGCCGACATCTTCTTTCGGGCCAATCTGCCCGTCGCACTCACCTTCGACGACGTCTCACTGGCAACGCTTTACTCGGAGATTCTGCCCAAGGACGCCGACACTTCGACCGCCCTGTCCGACGCCCTCCGGCTTTCCATTCCGGTTATCTCGTCCGACATGGACACCGTCACCGAGGCACGCATGGCCATCTCTATGGCGCTTAACGGCGGCCTTGGTTTGATCCATTACAACATGCCCGCGCGCGACCAGGTGAAGGAAGTCGCCCGCGTCAAACGCCACATTCACGGGCTCATTCAAGACCCGATTACCGTCTCGCCGCACCAGTTGGTCGGCGACGTGCTCGCCCTCGTCGAGAACCGCAAATTCGATTTCCGCACCTTCCCTGTCGTCGATGAGGCCGGTAAACTCGTCGGCCTGCTCTCCGGCAGCACCGTGCGCGACCGCTACAAAACCAAATCGGTGGCTGAGGCGATGACTCCCCGCCGCGACATCCTCACCATCCACGAAAAAGCCCTCCAGCCCGACCCGATCAAGGCGGCCGACGCCTTCTTCAGCGAGCACATGGGCATCCACAAAATGCTCGTGGTGGATGACAACGATCGGCTCCGGGGCTTGGTCACGTTCTCGGATATCGACCGCATCCTCTCTGAATCGAAATCGCGCCGGAAGCCGTCCCGCGACAATGATTTTCGCCTCGTAGTCGGGGCTGCAATCGCCCCGGTGCGCCTGCCGGACGGCTCGCTCGATCGCGACAAAATCATCACCCACGTCGGCCAATTGGTGGACGAGCACATCGACGCGGTGGCGGTTTCCACTGCCCACGGTCACACCGCCGGAGTAGGCGACATCGTTAAACTGGTGCGCGAAGCCTTCCCGCACCTGACGATCATCGCGGGCAACGTGACCAGCGCCTCCGGCGTCGATTACCTCGCTTCATGCGGCGCCAGCGCGATCAAAGTCGGCCAGGGGCCCGGTTCTATCTGCACCACCCGCGTCGTCGCCGGCGTGGGTATTCCGCAGCTGACGGCGCTCTACGTGGCCGCCCAAGGAGCCAAAGCCCGTGGCGTTAAAATCATCGCCGACGGCGGCATCACCAAGTCGGGAGACATCGTCAAAGCTCTCACGATCGCCGATGCGGTAATCTTGGGCGGACTGTTGGCGGGTTGCCGCGAGGCGCCGGGCGAAATCATGGAGATCAACGGCAAGCTCTTTAAACAGTACCGCGGCATGGGTTCGATCAGCGCGATGAAGGCCGGCAGCGCGGCGCGTTACGGCCACGACAAAACCGACACCTCCCGCAAACTCACCGCCGAGGGCATCGAGGCGCTTAAGGAAGTCTCCGGTTCGGCTGACGAGGTGCTCGCCACCTTGGTCGGCGGCGTGCAAAGCGGCATGGGTTACCTGGGGGCCAAGGATCTCGCCACCCTGCGCTCAAAGGCCCGCTACATCCGCGTGTCACCGGCCGGCCAGAAAGAAGCCGCACCTCACGACGTAGTGGAAATTAAGACACAGACCAAGGGGTAA
- a CDS encoding agmatine deiminase family protein — protein sequence MPAEWAPQTAIWLSWPHKRASWPGQFRPIPYVFAGIVAQISRFEQVRINIAAPLQKRAWSLITKAGADLTKVTFYDHPTNDAWCRDHGPIFVKNPLTGEVAVTDWVHTAWGGKYPPYDLDNTIPPLVAKKLKLRRFENGMVLEGGSLDVNGEGLLLTSEQCLLNKNRNPHLSREQIEQNLKDYLGVTQVLWVGDGIIGDDTDGHIDDITRFYKTDGFITVVESNKRDANHKILAENLERLKAFRTPKGKKFDIVELPMPKPFAFQGQPVPASYANFLIINGAVLVPNFRQKKRDAEANAIIASCFPGREIIPIDCYDLIWGLGTLHCISQQQPA from the coding sequence ATGCCCGCCGAGTGGGCTCCGCAAACGGCCATCTGGCTATCGTGGCCGCACAAGCGCGCATCCTGGCCCGGCCAGTTCCGCCCCATCCCGTATGTGTTTGCCGGGATCGTGGCCCAGATCAGCCGCTTCGAACAGGTGCGAATCAACATCGCCGCGCCGTTGCAGAAACGCGCCTGGTCGCTAATCACCAAGGCCGGTGCCGATCTCACCAAGGTCACCTTCTACGATCATCCCACCAACGATGCGTGGTGCCGCGATCACGGGCCGATTTTTGTTAAAAACCCGCTCACGGGCGAAGTGGCCGTGACCGACTGGGTTCACACCGCCTGGGGTGGCAAATACCCGCCCTACGACCTCGATAACACCATCCCGCCGCTCGTCGCCAAAAAGCTAAAGCTGCGCCGGTTTGAAAACGGCATGGTGCTCGAGGGCGGTTCCCTTGACGTCAATGGCGAGGGCCTGCTCCTCACCAGCGAGCAATGCCTGCTCAACAAAAACCGTAACCCGCATCTCTCCCGTGAGCAGATCGAGCAAAATCTGAAGGATTACCTCGGGGTGACGCAGGTGCTCTGGGTCGGCGACGGCATCATCGGTGACGACACCGACGGCCACATCGACGACATCACGCGCTTCTACAAAACCGACGGTTTCATCACCGTGGTCGAGTCGAACAAACGCGACGCCAATCACAAAATTTTGGCCGAAAACCTGGAGCGGCTAAAAGCCTTCCGAACCCCCAAGGGTAAAAAATTCGACATCGTCGAGTTGCCCATGCCCAAGCCGTTCGCCTTCCAAGGCCAGCCGGTGCCGGCCAGCTACGCGAATTTCCTCATCATTAATGGCGCGGTGCTCGTGCCCAACTTCCGCCAAAAGAAACGTGACGCCGAGGCCAATGCCATCATCGCGTCCTGCTTCCCTGGTCGTGAGATCATTCCAATTGATTGCTACGATTTGATCTGGGGCCTGGGTACCTTGCATTGCATTTCCCAGCAGCAGCCCGCCTAA